A single window of Fusobacterium periodonticum 1_1_41FAA DNA harbors:
- a CDS encoding DUF4132 domain-containing protein, protein MLIFYRKSLEENVEKFVENIKKASKNLDKESQKFIEDIFLEEKDELRYGYGIYLKDTIKKEFSSKKDVKLNDIFPKNIYPAMELLVGKKFLKIFLEISKNATKYSFSRGYSRRMVRSSSYYNYIDFLFDLFTDLVDLNFLNLDILTIVKGEYDNDGIYGLHNPYLIAYEIDNGNKELIDLIKGALGSQKSKIDLNYFIMQAIFISNNKELLELTGKLLLAAKLQEGVRQEICENMDRGLQENFEYMFKIIYDNNLIRFSSVKRALATWTGLTRDENADISKFGKKELEIINNLIANPKYEDELLKSDDNVEVYLALWNKSARDIKEAVEAMEKLLKSSKYHIKLLISYFLDVIQDIKYQREIAKKVIKEYDDTKEIIEILACYLNFVITYGSASDLKENLKNRKIVPETFFKNKKEALEFFDILEKALVLMAGKDKVFNPCIFPWFYQSISTHTVATAMGLIAAFYPDDALKNRMMKHLKEINTWNRGYYLDVLFEKTSNKEEKDFVISMLSDRTNAGVVAYEIAKNNNLVKEYSKDIEDFLRLKNGDTRKNSINLLMEQDKKGLLASIDNLISAKNENKRLAALDILNQVNSKEKALYDKKEVKKLIEKIAKPTDAEKILIENLSDKKKKESEDTLSKLYDVNYKVNLAYEVKKVEKVSKTVKKNKKDEYIIEISSEPKNFFSKTTDELFEIVKKLSELYIENEDYEYMSFHYNEYVLLRDKFSIIKNMDNILYGDEKKLTNYPLEDIWKDFYKKEIKDFPTLLQLYLLLMMGVEGRARRVLTDAQKDIYMKMLGFDVMDLSNKLKKANLKYVFSRIPYDPEDYDPTGHVIKIISLLFEYYSEENKKYLFEFAKIFSLYILENIDAKYRLEEKKDYRDKTYYNIIFNAVSYTYSNLYYIPIKALKYLEDYYDEKSFTDAFLIRYHLDEKLNKYIDENLKGYKIDGNKRDLGLRNYAIAIRLNMIEKDFLYQNILNLDDIEEIEENLGSLNFFMHENKKLFNLNPFMLTEALEILYDEGIKIIDYLVQNELKRGDSPTKYSKAIYRIKRIEGIDYLVQILQALGKETLDRNSFYHNFSYYWSGTDKKREVLSHLLKVCHPSEKDNSKELAKKLKGTDITEQRLIEVAMYSSQWIEIIEGYLGWKGLASGCYYFQAHMSDISEKKEGLIAKYTPIPIEDLKEGAFDIDWFKSAYKELGEKKFEMLYDSAKYISDGAKHSRARMFADAVNGKLNLKETEKKIEDKRNKDLVASYSLIPLLKDKKKDALHRYQFLQKFLKESKKFGAQRRASEAKAVSISLENLSHNMGYSDVTRLIWNMETALINEMKEYFVPKKLDDVDVYIKIDDLGQSEIIYEKAGKELKSLPTKLKKDKYIEDIKEVHKNLKEQYRRSRKMLEEAMEDATEFYGYEIENLMTNPVISPILKSLVFKMGNDLGYYEDKKLKSVNKKAIAIKDDSLLKIAHCFDLFESGDWASYQKDIFDRELKQPFKQVFRELYVKTVDEKGRDKSLRYAGHQVQPTKTVALLKTRRWIIDGQEGLEKVYYKKNIIAKIFALADWFSPADIEAPTLEEVQFFDRKTFKPILIDNVPDLVFT, encoded by the coding sequence ATGTTAATTTTTTACAGAAAATCTTTAGAAGAAAATGTTGAAAAATTTGTTGAAAATATTAAAAAAGCTAGTAAAAATTTAGATAAGGAAAGTCAAAAATTTATTGAAGATATTTTTCTTGAAGAAAAAGATGAACTTCGTTATGGTTATGGTATTTATTTAAAAGATACTATAAAAAAAGAATTTTCATCAAAAAAAGATGTTAAGCTTAATGATATTTTTCCTAAAAATATCTATCCTGCTATGGAATTACTTGTAGGAAAGAAATTTTTAAAAATATTTTTAGAAATTTCAAAGAATGCAACAAAATACTCTTTTTCTAGGGGATATAGTCGTAGAATGGTAAGAAGTTCTAGTTACTATAACTATATAGATTTTTTATTTGACTTATTTACTGATTTAGTTGATTTAAATTTTCTAAATCTTGATATTCTTACTATTGTAAAAGGAGAATATGATAATGATGGAATATATGGCTTACATAATCCTTATCTAATAGCCTATGAGATAGATAATGGAAATAAAGAATTAATAGATTTAATAAAAGGTGCATTGGGTTCTCAAAAATCAAAAATAGATTTGAATTACTTTATTATGCAAGCTATATTTATTTCAAATAATAAAGAATTGCTTGAGCTAACAGGTAAGTTGCTATTAGCTGCTAAACTTCAAGAGGGAGTTAGACAAGAAATCTGTGAAAATATGGACAGAGGTCTACAAGAAAATTTTGAATATATGTTTAAAATTATCTATGATAACAATTTAATAAGATTCTCTTCTGTTAAAAGGGCCTTAGCAACTTGGACAGGTTTAACTAGAGATGAAAATGCAGATATTAGTAAATTTGGTAAAAAAGAACTAGAAATTATAAATAACTTAATAGCTAACCCAAAGTATGAAGATGAACTTTTAAAAAGTGATGATAATGTTGAAGTATACTTAGCTTTATGGAATAAATCTGCAAGAGATATAAAAGAAGCTGTTGAAGCTATGGAAAAACTTTTAAAATCCTCTAAATATCATATTAAATTATTGATTTCATATTTTTTAGATGTTATACAAGACATTAAATATCAAAGAGAAATAGCTAAAAAAGTAATAAAAGAATATGATGACACTAAAGAAATTATTGAAATTTTAGCTTGTTATCTTAATTTTGTAATAACTTATGGTTCAGCAAGTGATTTAAAAGAAAATTTAAAAAATAGAAAAATAGTCCCTGAGACTTTTTTTAAAAACAAAAAAGAAGCTTTAGAGTTTTTTGATATTTTAGAGAAAGCTTTAGTGCTTATGGCTGGAAAAGATAAAGTATTTAATCCTTGTATCTTCCCTTGGTTCTATCAAAGTATAAGTACGCATACAGTAGCAACAGCTATGGGACTTATAGCTGCTTTCTATCCTGATGATGCTCTAAAAAATAGAATGATGAAACATCTAAAAGAAATTAATACTTGGAACAGAGGATATTACCTTGATGTTCTATTTGAAAAAACAAGTAATAAAGAAGAGAAAGACTTTGTAATATCTATGTTATCAGATAGAACTAATGCTGGTGTTGTCGCCTATGAAATAGCAAAAAATAATAATCTTGTTAAAGAATACTCAAAAGATATTGAAGATTTTTTAAGATTAAAAAATGGAGATACCAGAAAAAATTCAATAAATTTATTAATGGAGCAAGATAAAAAAGGCCTATTAGCATCTATTGATAATTTAATTTCTGCTAAAAATGAAAATAAAAGATTGGCAGCCTTAGATATATTAAATCAAGTTAACTCTAAAGAAAAAGCTCTATATGATAAAAAAGAAGTTAAGAAGCTAATAGAAAAAATAGCTAAACCTACTGATGCTGAAAAGATTTTGATAGAAAATCTTTCTGATAAAAAGAAAAAAGAAAGTGAAGATACACTAAGTAAACTATATGATGTTAATTATAAAGTAAATTTAGCCTATGAAGTTAAGAAAGTTGAAAAAGTTTCTAAGACAGTTAAGAAAAATAAAAAAGATGAATATATTATTGAAATAAGTTCTGAGCCTAAAAACTTTTTCTCTAAAACAACTGATGAACTATTTGAGATAGTTAAAAAATTAAGTGAGTTATATATAGAAAATGAAGATTATGAATATATGAGCTTCCATTATAATGAATATGTTTTACTTAGAGATAAATTTAGCATTATAAAAAATATGGATAATATACTATATGGTGATGAAAAAAAATTAACTAACTATCCATTGGAAGATATATGGAAAGATTTCTATAAAAAGGAAATAAAAGATTTTCCTACTCTTTTACAACTTTATCTATTGTTAATGATGGGAGTGGAAGGAAGAGCTAGAAGAGTTCTTACTGATGCACAAAAAGACATCTATATGAAAATGTTAGGTTTCGATGTTATGGACTTATCAAATAAGCTTAAAAAAGCTAACCTAAAATATGTATTTTCAAGAATTCCTTATGACCCAGAGGATTATGATCCAACAGGTCATGTAATAAAGATTATAAGTCTTTTATTTGAATATTATTCAGAAGAAAATAAAAAATATCTTTTTGAATTTGCAAAAATTTTCAGCTTATATATTTTAGAAAATATAGATGCTAAATATAGGCTTGAAGAAAAAAAGGATTATAGAGATAAAACTTACTACAATATCATATTTAATGCTGTTAGTTACACATATTCAAATCTATACTATATTCCTATAAAAGCTTTAAAATATTTAGAAGATTATTATGATGAAAAATCATTTACTGATGCCTTTTTGATTAGATACCACTTAGATGAAAAATTAAATAAATACATAGATGAAAATCTTAAAGGATACAAAATTGATGGAAATAAAAGAGATCTAGGACTTAGAAATTATGCAATAGCCATTCGGCTAAATATGATAGAAAAGGATTTTCTATATCAAAACATCTTAAATTTAGATGATATCGAAGAAATTGAAGAAAATCTTGGCTCTTTAAATTTTTTCATGCATGAAAATAAAAAACTTTTTAATCTTAATCCATTTATGCTTACTGAAGCATTGGAAATTCTTTATGATGAGGGGATAAAAATCATTGATTATCTTGTTCAAAATGAATTGAAGAGAGGAGATAGCCCAACTAAATACTCAAAAGCTATTTATAGAATTAAGAGAATTGAGGGTATAGATTATCTTGTTCAAATACTTCAAGCTCTAGGAAAGGAAACTTTAGATAGAAACTCTTTTTATCATAATTTTTCTTACTATTGGAGTGGTACTGATAAAAAAAGAGAAGTATTAAGTCATCTTTTAAAGGTATGCCACCCAAGTGAAAAAGATAACAGCAAAGAACTTGCTAAAAAATTAAAGGGAACTGATATCACTGAACAAAGACTTATTGAAGTTGCTATGTATTCTTCTCAATGGATAGAAATTATTGAAGGATACTTAGGTTGGAAGGGACTTGCTAGTGGTTGCTATTACTTCCAAGCACATATGAGTGATATTTCTGAAAAAAAAGAAGGACTTATTGCAAAATATACTCCTATCCCTATTGAAGATTTAAAAGAAGGAGCTTTTGATATAGATTGGTTTAAGTCTGCATACAAAGAGCTTGGAGAGAAGAAATTTGAAATGCTTTATGACAGTGCAAAATATATTTCTGATGGAGCTAAACATTCAAGAGCTAGAATGTTCGCTGATGCTGTCAATGGTAAGTTAAATTTAAAAGAAACTGAAAAGAAGATTGAAGATAAGAGAAATAAAGACTTAGTTGCTAGTTACTCTCTAATTCCTCTTTTAAAAGATAAGAAAAAAGATGCCTTACATCGTTATCAATTCTTACAAAAATTTTTGAAAGAAAGCAAGAAATTTGGTGCACAAAGAAGAGCTAGTGAAGCTAAGGCTGTTAGCATTTCATTGGAAAATCTATCTCATAATATGGGATATTCTGATGTTACTCGTTTAATTTGGAATATGGAAACTGCTCTTATCAATGAAATGAAAGAATATTTTGTACCTAAAAAACTTGATGATGTAGATGTCTATATTAAAATTGATGATTTAGGACAATCTGAAATTATCTACGAAAAAGCTGGAAAAGAATTAAAATCTCTACCTACTAAATTAAAGAAAGATAAATATATTGAAGATATTAAGGAAGTTCATAAGAATTTGAAAGAACAATATCGTCGTTCTAGAAAAATGCTTGAAGAAGCTATGGAAGATGCTACAGAATTCTATGGTTATGAAATAGAAAACCTTATGACTAACCCTGTTATTTCACCTATTTTAAAATCTCTTGTTTTCAAAATGGGAAATGACTTAGGTTACTATGAAGATAAGAAATTAAAATCTGTTAACAAAAAAGCTATTGCAATAAAAGATGATAGCTTACTAAAAATAGCGCATTGCTTTGACCTTTTTGAAAGTGGGGATTGGGCTAGTTATCAAAAAGATATATTTGATAGAGAATTAAAACAACCTTTCAAACAAGTTTTTAGAGAACTTTATGTTAAAACAGTTGATGAAAAAGGTAGAGATAAATCTCTTCGTTATGCTGGACATCAAGTACAACCTACGAAGACAGTTGCTCTTCTAAAAACTAGAAGATGGATAATTGATGGGCAAGAAGGACTAGAAAAAGTTTACTATAAGAAAAATATAATTGCTAAAATCTTTGCACTTGCTGATTGGTTCTCACCTGCTGATATAGAGGCACCAACTTTGGAAGAAGTACAATTCTTTGATAGAAAGACATTTAAACCTATTTTAATAGATAATGTGCCTGATTTAGTATTCACA
- a CDS encoding DUF4132 domain-containing protein produces MLSFSNHEYNEKAKEYIEEIKNSSKALNKESQDFIKTLFDLGNARYYSSFYGYVDIFSEQTSEKLKTKNEVKLDDIFPESLYPAMELLIGEKFFKIFMAIAKNITKTPFSVGYFRRMVRSKNYFNYISILITLFKKFIDLHFLDIDALKILKKDYEKGLYNLDNNPYYIAYEIDNGNQEVIDLIKSALSSQKSEIDLTYYIFQAIFISSNKELVELTGKLLLAAKLQEGVRQQICKNMDRGIQENFEYMFKIIYDNDLIRFSSVKRSLATWTGLAKNDGTDISKIGKKELEIINKLITNPKYEDELLKSDDNIEVYLALWNKSTRDVKEAVETIEKLLKSSKYHIKLLISYYLHIIENKDYQREIAKKMIKEYSKDNKNIVEILACYFQFIINYIVGHKLKSDIEKGQIKAENYFKNKKEALEFFDILENALSLITEKRKVFSPCIFPWNSEFIDTDILAKTLGLIAIFYPDDTLKAKVMKYIKEIDAWERQYFFEILFEKPNNKEEKDFVIATLSDRSGAGDAAYEIVKNNDLLKEYPREIEDLLRLKNGDKRKSFIDLLMTQDKKALLVSIDNLISAKNENKRLAALDILNQVNSKEKALYDKKEVKKLIEKISKPTDAEKILIENLSDKKKKESEDSLNKLYNTEYDLELAYEIKEVSKLSKTIKKNKKAEYIIENIFNPKKIFSKTSNELFEIIKKLSELYIKNENYEYMSSYEKEYVLLRDKFQILEDLMGVSYAERFKLSNYPLEDVWREFYKKEIKDFSVLWQINIALSVDYDSGYSKATEKEYQDLYKKVFGIDITELKKKLKEAKLRYVYTIDLYSGPVLKILDMLYKEYYEENKSYLFEIGKVCINSALENIKIEDIIEKREKYNNDPYYSVAMFNRNSGLYTLFAKSIDYLEFYNDEKAFIESFVLRYVLDEKINKYIDENLKGCEISGGTKSLGLRNYAIAVNLKIAEKDLMYKKILEIEDKSDDEKRITFSNLDTYMNDYRTIVDKKENRRIPTLNQFMLNDALKIIYDEGIKILDYVVKNELKRGDSPTIYSRSLNRIYRIEGIDYLVQILQALGKETFDRNSYYWGGNDTKKSVLSHLLKACYPSEKDNSKELAKKLKGTDITEQRLIEVAMYSSQWIEIIEGYLGWKGLASGCYYFQAHMSDIDRNKEGLIAKYTPISIDDLMEGAFDIDWFKSAYKELGEKKFEMLYDSAKYISDGAKHSRARMFADAVNGKLNLKETEKKIEDKRNKDLVASYSLIPLLKDKQKDALHRYQFLQKFLKESKKFGAQRRASEAKAVSISLENLSRNMGYSDVTRLIWNMETALINEMKEYFVPKKLDDVDVYIKIDELGQSEIIYEKAGKELKSLPTKLKKDKYIEDIKEVHKNLKEQYRRSRKMLEEAMEDGTEFYGYEIENLMTNPVIAPILKSLVFKMDKNLGYYEDKKLKSAKKKSVAIKDDSLLKIAHCFDLFESGDWASYQKDIFDRELKQPFKQVFRELYVKTVDEKGRDKSLRYAGHQVQPAKTVALLKTRRWIIDGQEGLEKVYYKENIIAKIFALADWFSPADIEAPTLEEVQFFDRKTFKPILIDNVPDLVFTEVMRDIDLVVSVAHIGDVDPEASH; encoded by the coding sequence ATGTTAAGTTTTAGTAATCATGAATACAATGAAAAAGCAAAAGAATATATTGAAGAAATTAAAAATTCAAGTAAGGCTCTAAATAAGGAAAGTCAAGATTTTATTAAAACTCTTTTTGACCTTGGTAATGCAAGATACTATTCTTCTTTTTATGGCTATGTCGACATTTTCTCTGAACAAACATCAGAAAAGTTAAAAACAAAAAATGAAGTTAAATTAGATGATATTTTTCCTGAAAGTTTATATCCAGCTATGGAATTACTTATAGGAGAAAAATTCTTTAAGATATTTATGGCTATTGCTAAAAATATTACAAAAACTCCTTTCTCAGTTGGATATTTTCGTAGAATGGTAAGAAGCAAAAACTATTTTAATTATATAAGCATTTTAATCACTTTATTTAAAAAATTTATTGACTTACATTTTTTAGATATTGATGCTCTTAAAATATTAAAAAAAGATTATGAAAAAGGTTTATATAACTTAGATAATAATCCATATTATATAGCTTATGAGATAGATAATGGAAATCAAGAAGTAATTGATTTAATTAAAAGTGCATTATCTTCTCAAAAATCAGAGATAGATCTAACTTACTATATTTTTCAAGCTATCTTTATTTCTAGTAATAAAGAATTAGTTGAACTTACAGGAAAATTACTACTAGCCGCTAAACTTCAAGAGGGAGTTAGACAACAAATCTGTAAAAATATGGATAGAGGTATACAAGAAAACTTTGAATATATGTTTAAAATTATCTATGATAATGATTTAATTAGATTTTCTTCTGTAAAAAGATCCTTAGCAACTTGGACAGGTTTAGCTAAAAATGATGGTACAGATATTAGTAAGATTGGTAAAAAAGAACTAGAAATCATTAATAAATTGATAACTAATCCAAAATATGAAGATGAACTTTTAAAAAGTGATGATAATATTGAAGTATATCTAGCTCTATGGAATAAATCTACAAGAGATGTAAAAGAAGCTGTTGAAACTATAGAAAAGCTTTTAAAATCTTCTAAATATCATATTAAGTTATTGATTTCGTATTATTTGCATATTATTGAAAATAAGGACTACCAAAGAGAAATAGCTAAAAAAATGATAAAAGAATATAGCAAGGATAATAAAAATATTGTTGAAATTTTAGCTTGTTATTTTCAATTTATAATAAACTACATCGTTGGACACAAGCTAAAATCTGATATAGAAAAAGGTCAAATAAAAGCTGAAAATTATTTTAAAAACAAAAAAGAAGCTTTGGAGTTTTTTGATATTCTAGAAAATGCCTTATCTCTTATAACAGAAAAACGAAAAGTTTTTTCTCCTTGTATCTTCCCTTGGAATTCAGAATTTATTGACACTGATATATTGGCTAAAACTTTGGGACTTATAGCTATTTTCTATCCTGATGATACATTAAAAGCTAAAGTTATGAAATATATCAAAGAGATAGATGCTTGGGAGAGACAATATTTCTTTGAAATTCTATTTGAAAAACCAAACAATAAAGAAGAAAAAGACTTTGTAATTGCTACACTTTCTGATAGAAGTGGTGCTGGAGATGCTGCCTATGAAATAGTTAAAAATAATGATTTACTAAAAGAATATCCAAGAGAAATTGAAGACTTATTAAGATTAAAAAATGGAGATAAAAGAAAGAGTTTTATAGACTTATTAATGACTCAGGATAAAAAAGCATTACTGGTATCTATTGATAATTTAATTTCAGCTAAGAATGAAAATAAAAGATTAGCTGCTTTAGATATATTAAACCAAGTTAATTCTAAGGAAAAAGCTCTATACGATAAAAAAGAAGTTAAGAAGCTAATAGAAAAAATATCTAAACCTACTGATGCTGAGAAGATTTTGATAGAAAATCTTTCTGATAAAAAGAAAAAAGAAAGTGAAGATAGCTTAAATAAATTGTATAACACTGAATATGACTTAGAATTAGCTTATGAAATTAAGGAAGTTTCAAAACTTTCTAAGACTATTAAGAAAAACAAAAAAGCTGAATATATAATTGAAAATATATTTAATCCTAAAAAGATTTTTTCTAAGACTTCTAATGAATTGTTTGAAATAATAAAAAAATTGAGTGAACTATATATAAAAAATGAAAATTATGAATACATGTCTTCTTATGAAAAAGAATATGTTTTACTTAGAGATAAGTTTCAAATTCTTGAAGACCTTATGGGTGTTTCTTATGCTGAAAGGTTTAAGCTATCTAACTATCCTTTAGAAGATGTTTGGAGAGAGTTCTATAAAAAGGAAATCAAAGATTTCTCAGTTTTATGGCAAATTAATATAGCTCTATCAGTTGATTATGATAGTGGTTATAGCAAAGCTACTGAAAAGGAATATCAAGATTTATATAAAAAAGTTTTTGGTATAGATATAACAGAGCTTAAAAAGAAACTTAAAGAAGCTAAGTTAAGATATGTATATACAATTGACTTATATTCAGGACCTGTATTGAAAATTTTAGATATGCTTTACAAAGAATATTATGAAGAAAATAAGAGCTATCTTTTTGAAATAGGAAAAGTTTGTATTAACTCTGCCTTAGAAAATATTAAAATTGAAGATATTATTGAGAAAAGAGAAAAATATAATAATGACCCTTACTATAGTGTTGCTATGTTTAATCGTAATTCTGGACTTTACACACTTTTTGCTAAGTCAATAGATTACCTAGAATTTTATAATGATGAAAAAGCTTTTATTGAAAGCTTTGTTCTTAGATATGTCCTAGATGAAAAAATCAATAAGTATATTGATGAAAATCTAAAAGGTTGTGAAATTTCAGGAGGAACAAAAAGCTTAGGGCTTAGAAATTATGCAATAGCTGTTAATCTAAAAATAGCTGAAAAAGATTTAATGTATAAAAAAATTTTAGAAATAGAAGATAAATCGGATGATGAAAAGAGAATAACTTTCTCTAACTTAGATACTTATATGAATGACTATAGAACTATAGTAGATAAAAAAGAAAATAGAAGAATACCTACTCTTAATCAATTTATGCTTAATGATGCTTTAAAAATTATCTATGATGAAGGTATAAAAATACTTGACTATGTTGTTAAAAATGAATTAAAAAGAGGAGATAGTCCAACTATATATTCTAGATCTCTTAATAGAATATATAGAATTGAGGGTATAGACTATCTTGTTCAAATACTTCAAGCTTTAGGAAAAGAAACCTTTGATAGAAACTCTTACTATTGGGGAGGAAATGATACTAAAAAATCAGTGCTTAGCCATTTATTAAAAGCTTGTTATCCAAGTGAAAAAGATAACAGTAAGGAACTTGCTAAAAAATTAAAGGGGACTGATATTACAGAACAAAGACTTATTGAAGTTGCAATGTATTCTTCTCAATGGATAGAAATTATTGAAGGATACTTAGGTTGGAAAGGACTTGCTAGTGGTTGCTATTACTTCCAAGCACATATGAGTGACATTGATAGAAATAAGGAAGGCTTAATTGCTAAATATACTCCTATCTCTATTGATGACTTAATGGAAGGAGCCTTTGATATAGACTGGTTTAAGTCTGCATACAAAGAGCTTGGAGAGAAAAAATTTGAAATGCTTTATGATAGCGCAAAATATATTTCTGATGGTGCTAAGCATTCAAGAGCTAGAATGTTCGCTGATGCTGTCAATGGTAAGTTAAATTTAAAAGAAACTGAAAAGAAGATTGAAGATAAGAGAAACAAAGACTTAGTTGCTAGTTACTCTTTAATTCCTCTTTTAAAAGATAAGCAAAAAGATGCACTACATCGTTATCAATTCTTACAAAAATTCTTAAAAGAAAGTAAGAAGTTTGGAGCACAAAGAAGAGCAAGCGAGGCTAAGGCTGTTAGCATTTCATTGGAAAATCTATCTCGTAATATGGGATATTCTGATGTTACTCGTTTAATTTGGAATATGGAAACTGCTCTTATCAATGAAATGAAAGAATATTTTGTACCTAAGAAACTTGATGATGTAGATGTATATATTAAAATTGATGAATTAGGGCAATCTGAAATTATCTATGAAAAAGCTGGAAAAGAATTGAAATCTCTACCAACTAAATTAAAGAAAGATAAATATATTGAAGATATCAAGGAAGTGCATAAGAATCTAAAAGAACAATATCGTCGTTCAAGAAAAATGCTTGAGGAAGCTATGGAAGATGGTACAGAATTCTATGGTTATGAAATAGAAAACCTTATGACTAACCCTGTTATTGCTCCTATTTTAAAATCTCTTGTTTTCAAAATGGATAAGAATTTAGGTTACTATGAAGATAAGAAATTAAAATCTGCTAAGAAAAAATCTGTTGCAATAAAAGATGATAGTTTACTTAAAATCGCACATTGCTTTGACCTATTTGAAAGTGGAGATTGGGCTAGTTATCAAAAAGATATATTTGATAGAGAATTAAAACAACCTTTCAAACAAGTTTTCAGAGAACTTTATGTTAAAACTGTTGATGAAAAAGGTAGAGATAAATCTCTTCGTTATGCAGGACATCAAGTACAACCTGCGAAGACAGTTGCTCTTTTAAAAACTAGAAGATGGATAATTGATGGGCAAGAAGGACTAGAAAAAGTTTACTATAAAGAAAATATAATTGCTAAAATCTTTGCACTTGCTGATTGGTTCTCACCTGCTGATATAGAGGCACCAACTTTGGAAGAAGTACAATTCTTTGATAGAAAGACATTTAAACCTATTTTAATAGATAATGTGCCTGATTTAGTATTCACAGAAGTTATGAGAGATATTGACTTAGTTGTAAGTGTTGCGCATATTGGTGATGTTGATCCTGAAGCAAGCCAT
- a CDS encoding GlsB/YeaQ/YmgE family stress response membrane protein — translation MGVIAWLVLGALSGWLANKLMKNSSTGLIDNIITGIIGSFIGGFVFNFFGAKTITGLNLHSIFVSVVGACILLWIINKIRR, via the coding sequence ATGGGAGTTATTGCTTGGTTAGTACTTGGAGCTTTATCAGGTTGGTTAGCCAATAAACTAATGAAAAATTCTTCAACAGGCTTAATAGATAATATAATAACAGGGATAATAGGATCTTTCATTGGAGGATTTGTTTTTAATTTTTTTGGAGCTAAAACAATTACAGGATTAAATCTTCATAGTATTTTTGTATCTGTAGTAGGAGCCTGTATTCTACTTTGGATTATTAATAAAATTAGAAGATAA